From Synoicihabitans lomoniglobus, the proteins below share one genomic window:
- a CDS encoding SPFH domain-containing protein — MKQTLSLVVTGVIVVVLLLASIFIVDIETVQGNEIGVKETWSGGVLTDPLQPKTYVLFPGFTQKVFKYDLSSQVFVMNDQANDTYGEGRRRDSYLVQSSEGQDMRISLNIRWRRDPAHIVDLHKTVRENVEEKILRPELMRVVKDQATTRSALDAYSGAGLVTLQSDISEALMSPEAELRKRGVIVENFVIEHIGLDPSYVEQIKARQVAVQSRLRAIEETKAAEAMAEQAKAEAQAAYERAVVDAQRDKDVGVLEAEKKAQQQVLDAGAAAQRVELAAQADKNRNVLAAQGEQEAALLRAQAIKALGEAEAEATRLKLSAYSAEGSEAFVRIEVAKSMSTAFENIDGYLPQDMTVNLLSDSFLRAVEAVVGGAPSTPTSGR, encoded by the coding sequence ATGAAACAAACCCTCTCTCTCGTGGTCACCGGCGTCATCGTCGTGGTGCTGCTGCTCGCCAGTATATTTATCGTCGATATCGAAACCGTCCAAGGTAACGAAATCGGGGTGAAGGAAACCTGGTCGGGTGGTGTGTTGACCGACCCGCTCCAGCCCAAGACGTATGTGCTCTTCCCGGGCTTCACCCAAAAGGTGTTCAAGTATGACCTCTCCTCGCAGGTCTTCGTCATGAACGACCAAGCCAACGATACCTACGGCGAAGGGCGTCGCCGCGACAGCTACCTCGTCCAATCCTCGGAGGGTCAGGACATGCGCATTTCGCTGAACATTCGGTGGCGGCGTGATCCCGCGCACATCGTTGATTTGCACAAGACCGTCCGGGAAAACGTGGAAGAGAAAATCCTCCGTCCCGAGCTCATGCGCGTGGTGAAGGACCAGGCAACGACGCGTTCCGCCCTCGATGCCTATTCCGGGGCTGGTCTCGTAACGTTGCAGAGCGATATTTCCGAAGCGCTCATGTCGCCGGAGGCCGAGCTGCGTAAGCGTGGCGTGATCGTGGAAAACTTTGTGATCGAGCACATCGGTCTCGATCCATCCTACGTCGAGCAGATCAAGGCGCGTCAGGTCGCGGTGCAGTCGCGCTTGCGGGCCATCGAAGAAACCAAGGCCGCCGAAGCCATGGCCGAGCAGGCGAAGGCCGAAGCCCAAGCCGCCTACGAGCGCGCCGTGGTGGATGCCCAACGTGACAAAGACGTCGGCGTGCTCGAGGCCGAAAAGAAGGCGCAGCAACAAGTCCTCGATGCCGGCGCCGCCGCCCAACGCGTCGAACTCGCCGCCCAAGCTGACAAGAACCGCAACGTGCTCGCCGCCCAAGGTGAACAGGAAGCCGCACTCCTCCGCGCCCAAGCCATCAAGGCGTTGGGTGAGGCTGAAGCCGAGGCCACCCGCCTCAAGCTCAGCGCTTACTCCGCCGAAGGTTCGGAAGCGTTCGTGCGCATCGAAGTCGCGAAATCCATGTCCACCGCCTTCGAGAACATCGACGGTTACCTGCCGCAGGACATGACGGTCAATCTGCTCAGCGATTCCTTCCTGCGCGCCGTGGAAGCGGTGGTCGGCGGAGCCCCATCGACGCCGACGTCCGGCCGCTGA
- a CDS encoding DinB family protein yields MKTLTKQLTATLICLAAPFAALANHHEEKALPLTNQVIIGSISSAADKMVQLANAIPEAKYDWMPMEGVASVSGVLGHVAGANYYIGGMLGAKMPEGVNPQTMSEGADKAKLIANYEASIAFVKQAIAGVSPEAMKEEIEFFGMKAPRAQLVMVLADHCHEHLGQMIAYARSNEVTPPWSR; encoded by the coding sequence TTGAAAACTCTGACCAAACAACTCACGGCCACCTTGATCTGTCTGGCCGCTCCGTTCGCAGCTTTGGCGAACCACCACGAAGAAAAAGCCCTGCCGCTGACCAACCAAGTCATCATTGGCAGCATCAGCAGTGCGGCGGACAAAATGGTGCAACTCGCCAACGCCATTCCCGAAGCCAAATACGACTGGATGCCCATGGAAGGCGTGGCCTCGGTCAGTGGTGTGCTCGGTCACGTGGCCGGGGCCAACTACTACATCGGCGGCATGCTCGGTGCGAAAATGCCCGAAGGTGTGAACCCGCAAACCATGAGCGAAGGAGCCGACAAGGCGAAGTTGATCGCCAACTACGAAGCCTCGATTGCGTTTGTGAAGCAGGCCATCGCCGGGGTGTCCCCCGAAGCGATGAAAGAGGAGATCGAGTTCTTCGGCATGAAGGCTCCGCGAGCTCAGCTGGTCATGGTTCTGGCCGATCACTGCCACGAGCACCTCGGCCAAATGATCGCCTACGCGCGGTCCAACGAGGTCACTCCGCCCTGGAGCCGCTGA
- a CDS encoding (deoxy)nucleoside triphosphate pyrophosphohydrolase, translating to MTTPIQVCCALIERAGRVLIAQRPPGKHLALQWEFPGGKLEPGEDVATALHREIQEELGCDIKITAALSACEHRYDAVTIVLHPRVAHLTAGSSEPHPHEHVALRWVALAEIAEIDLAAADLPVLAAYRDLRKKASQP from the coding sequence GTGACCACGCCCATCCAAGTTTGCTGCGCTTTGATTGAGCGGGCCGGCCGCGTGCTAATTGCCCAGCGTCCGCCGGGTAAGCACCTGGCTCTGCAATGGGAATTCCCCGGCGGGAAACTCGAACCTGGTGAAGATGTCGCCACCGCCCTGCATCGTGAAATTCAGGAAGAATTGGGCTGCGATATCAAAATCACCGCCGCACTATCCGCCTGCGAGCACCGTTATGACGCCGTGACCATCGTGTTGCATCCTCGGGTCGCGCACCTGACCGCCGGTTCTTCCGAGCCGCACCCGCATGAGCACGTCGCACTGCGCTGGGTCGCGCTCGCCGAGATCGCCGAGATCGATCTCGCGGCGGCCGATTTGCCGGTGCTGGCCGCCTATCGGGACCTACGCAAAAAAGCCTCCCAACCGTAG